A single genomic interval of Streptococcus suis harbors:
- a CDS encoding membrane protein has translation MMNLLEYIGPILFITAIISYSLYRRFKDSKATINVPKCPKCKSEKLQKYPPKKREYFPRDAIIGQAIGGRNGAMFALLYEADKTHYHCRFCGHNFAIKENRLIRES, from the coding sequence ATGATGAATTTACTCGAGTATATCGGCCCGATTCTCTTCATTACTGCAATCATTAGCTACAGTCTCTACCGGAGGTTTAAAGATAGCAAAGCCACTATTAACGTACCAAAATGTCCAAAATGTAAGTCAGAAAAACTTCAAAAATACCCTCCCAAAAAACGCGAATATTTTCCTCGAGATGCAATTATTGGTCAAGCAATTGGTGGAAGAAACGGCGCAATGTTTGCCCTTCTTTATGAAGCTGATAAAACTCATTACCATTGTCGATTTTGTGGACATAATTTTGCAATAAAAGAAAATCGTTTAATTAGAGAATCCTAA
- a CDS encoding helix-turn-helix domain-containing protein yields the protein MILGDILKEYRSKNKLSMDKFAELSGLTKGYISMLEKNQHPKTKKALLPTMDTLEKVAKGMAISVGELIEQLDSNQDIALTITPSQFNLFQQPIHPEVQTLDNELKGDFHAQWLAFGQEQLAAMQTTSVTPSASILHLDDYRERIELPVPGKVSAGTGYWQDTDMNNLVSFYNDEIPDNQSYDTIAQVVGDSMAPHIEDGDYLFIRLTPHIPLNTIGIFSVNGENFVKKFKGDYLQSLNSDYDDIYFSPEDDIRPIGQVVDIYSPD from the coding sequence ATGATTTTAGGTGATATTTTAAAAGAATACCGAAGTAAGAATAAATTATCAATGGATAAATTCGCTGAATTATCTGGTTTAACAAAAGGTTATATTTCTATGTTGGAAAAGAACCAGCATCCCAAAACCAAAAAAGCTCTCCTGCCAACGATGGATACGCTAGAAAAAGTCGCTAAGGGCATGGCTATATCGGTTGGTGAGCTAATCGAGCAACTAGATTCCAATCAGGATATAGCTTTAACGATTACTCCTTCCCAATTTAATCTCTTTCAACAGCCTATTCATCCAGAGGTTCAAACCTTGGACAATGAATTAAAAGGTGATTTCCATGCACAATGGTTAGCTTTTGGTCAAGAACAGTTAGCAGCTATGCAAACTACCTCAGTTACTCCTTCTGCTTCTATTCTTCACTTGGATGACTATCGGGAGCGAATCGAATTACCTGTTCCTGGTAAGGTTTCTGCCGGTACAGGTTACTGGCAGGATACAGATATGAACAATCTTGTATCATTCTATAACGATGAGATTCCAGATAACCAATCTTATGATACAATCGCTCAGGTTGTGGGAGATTCTATGGCTCCGCATATCGAGGATGGAGACTATCTCTTCATTCGCCTAACTCCTCATATTCCTCTAAATACGATCGGAATTTTTTCAGTAAACGGAGAAAATTTTGTTAAGAAATTCAAAGGTGACTATTTGCAATCACTCAATTCTGACTATGATGATATCTATTTTAGCCCAGAAGACGATATTCGACCTATTGGTCAAGTTGTAGATATTTATAGTCCAGATTGA
- the mutY gene encoding A/G-specific adenine glycosylase, which produces MLDLKEYGIEMWPEEKIQAFRKALLDWYDANKRDLPWRRTKDPYAIWVSEIMLQQTRVDTVIPYYERFLHHLPTISDLAQAPEEVILKLWEGLGYYSRVRNMQKAAQQMVEDFDGQFPTTHAAISSLKGIGPYTAGAISSIAFNLPEPAVDGNVMRVLSRLFEVDYDIGLPANRKIFQAMMELLIDPERPGDFNQALMDLGSDIESPVNPRPQDSPVKAFSAAYLNGTMDKYPIKAPKKKPIPVAYQGFLIRNKDNQFLLEKNNEAGLLSGFWSFPLLEKGAIVDKQVSLFEVAEEIVQPDIRQSFTELYGLTVDWQEQEFGIVQHIFSHRKWQIEMVEGVAETLNLPESKELKWVSVEDFPTYPFAKPQQKMWENFIKEKEKQKS; this is translated from the coding sequence ATGTTAGATTTGAAAGAATATGGAATTGAAATGTGGCCGGAGGAAAAGATTCAAGCTTTTCGCAAGGCACTCTTAGATTGGTATGATGCTAATAAACGTGACTTGCCTTGGAGACGGACTAAGGATCCGTATGCTATATGGGTTTCTGAAATCATGCTTCAACAGACAAGAGTAGACACGGTCATTCCTTATTATGAACGTTTTCTCCATCACTTGCCTACGATTAGTGATTTAGCACAAGCACCAGAGGAGGTCATTCTCAAACTCTGGGAAGGATTGGGCTATTATTCGCGCGTGCGGAATATGCAAAAGGCGGCTCAGCAAATGGTAGAAGATTTTGATGGGCAATTTCCGACCACGCATGCAGCCATTTCAAGCCTAAAGGGCATTGGTCCTTATACTGCTGGAGCAATTTCCAGTATTGCTTTTAATTTGCCAGAACCAGCGGTAGATGGCAATGTGATGCGGGTTCTCAGCCGCTTGTTTGAGGTTGATTATGACATTGGTCTTCCTGCCAATCGCAAGATTTTCCAAGCGATGATGGAGCTATTGATTGATCCAGAGCGACCGGGCGATTTCAACCAAGCCCTGATGGATCTAGGGTCGGATATTGAATCGCCAGTTAATCCACGTCCCCAGGACAGCCCAGTCAAAGCCTTTAGCGCAGCCTACTTAAACGGTACAATGGATAAGTATCCAATCAAAGCACCAAAGAAAAAGCCGATTCCCGTGGCCTACCAGGGATTTCTCATCAGAAATAAAGACAATCAATTTTTATTGGAAAAAAATAATGAAGCAGGTCTTCTATCAGGTTTCTGGTCTTTTCCGCTTTTGGAAAAAGGAGCAATCGTTGACAAACAAGTCTCTCTTTTTGAAGTTGCAGAAGAAATTGTTCAGCCAGATATTCGGCAGAGCTTTACGGAACTTTATGGTCTGACTGTTGATTGGCAAGAGCAAGAATTTGGCATCGTCCAGCACATTTTTAGTCACCGCAAATGGCAGATAGAAATGGTAGAAGGTGTGGCAGAAACACTTAACCTTCCAGAATCAAAAGAATTGAAATGGGTTTCTGTAGAAGATTTTCCTACCTACCCATTTGCTAAGCCGCAACAAAAAATGTGGGAAAACTTTATCAAGGAAAAAGAAAAGCAAAAAAGTTGA
- a CDS encoding PaaI family thioesterase, with amino-acid sequence MKVLDKLNLQPITVLDDYQATMLNEKEVLLTTKVTEKSLNPYGMAHGGFLFTLADSVAGLTTVARGSYSVTLQSNIHYMKAAKLGDTLSVIGSCTHDGSRTKVVEVKIENQDKQLLASASFTMFVTGKVE; translated from the coding sequence ATGAAAGTGTTAGATAAATTAAACTTACAACCGATTACGGTTTTAGATGACTATCAAGCTACAATGCTCAATGAGAAAGAGGTGCTACTGACTACAAAGGTGACCGAAAAGTCTCTCAATCCATACGGTATGGCACATGGAGGCTTTCTTTTCACATTGGCAGATTCAGTTGCAGGTCTGACAACGGTAGCAAGGGGTTCTTATTCTGTCACCCTACAGTCCAATATCCATTATATGAAGGCAGCTAAACTTGGTGATACCTTATCAGTAATAGGCTCTTGTACACATGATGGAAGTAGAACAAAGGTCGTTGAAGTGAAGATAGAAAACCAAGATAAACAGCTACTTGCTTCAGCAAGTTTTACCATGTTTGTAACTGGAAAAGTAGAATAA
- a CDS encoding ABC transporter ATP-binding protein: MRQSSFKELVRLVLHQPLRMSLMLVGTLVQVLLTVYLPILIGQAVDAVLIANGQVLLGILGKMVMVILLNTLMQWYLPLVTNRLVYGMVADLREQVYVKLHQMPLSYLDRHSVGDLVARFSSDSEQLTNGLLMIFNQFFIGILTIFLTIFTMARLDLTMMLLVVALTPVSLLVARYIAKKSYGYYRQQTQARGKQSQLLEESISQLTLVQSFNAQEQFTQGFQVVNDQYATYSQQAIFASSTVNPSTRFINAIIYALLAGLGALRIMAGNFTVGSLTTFLNYASQYSKPFNDISSVLSELQSALACADRLFAILALDSIDDQAERKIDSEELKGAISFDNVSFSYSPDRSLIEHLDIDVKAGQKVAIVGPTGAGKSTMINLLMLFYDVTAGQIVLDGVPISQYSREDLRRQIGMVLQETWIKSGTIHDNIAYGYPNATRELVIEAAKAANADFFIRQLPQGYDTVLADGGEGLSQGQRQLLSIARVFVKIPKILILDEATSSIDTRTEILVQEAFAKLMEGRTSFIIAHRLSTIQSADLILVMVDGKIVEQGNHEALMAEQGVYYQMQTSQQTEEDESVR, encoded by the coding sequence ATGAGACAATCTAGTTTTAAGGAACTGGTCAGATTGGTTTTACACCAGCCCCTTCGAATGTCCTTGATGTTGGTGGGAACTTTGGTGCAAGTCCTTCTGACAGTTTATCTGCCTATCTTGATTGGTCAGGCAGTCGATGCAGTATTGATAGCAAATGGTCAGGTCTTGCTCGGTATCTTAGGCAAAATGGTGATGGTTATCTTGCTTAATACGCTGATGCAATGGTACTTACCTTTGGTAACCAATCGCTTGGTTTATGGAATGGTGGCCGACTTGCGTGAACAGGTTTATGTCAAGCTGCACCAGATGCCCCTATCTTATCTGGATCGTCATTCAGTCGGTGATTTGGTGGCTCGTTTTTCAAGTGATAGTGAGCAATTAACAAATGGTCTCTTGATGATTTTTAATCAATTTTTCATTGGTATCTTGACCATTTTCTTAACCATTTTCACTATGGCTAGGCTTGACTTGACCATGATGTTGCTGGTTGTGGCATTGACTCCAGTTTCTCTGCTTGTGGCACGCTATATCGCTAAGAAATCCTATGGTTATTATAGACAACAGACTCAGGCACGTGGGAAGCAATCTCAGCTTTTGGAAGAGTCCATCAGTCAATTGACACTGGTTCAATCTTTCAATGCTCAAGAGCAATTTACGCAAGGTTTTCAAGTTGTGAATGACCAGTATGCGACTTATTCCCAACAGGCCATCTTTGCCTCTTCAACGGTCAATCCAAGTACGCGGTTTATCAATGCTATTATTTATGCCTTACTTGCAGGACTTGGAGCGCTGAGAATTATGGCAGGAAATTTTACAGTGGGCTCTCTGACAACTTTTCTCAATTATGCTAGTCAGTACAGCAAGCCTTTTAATGATATTTCCTCGGTCCTATCGGAATTGCAGAGCGCCTTAGCTTGTGCAGACAGGCTGTTTGCTATCTTGGCTCTAGATAGCATTGACGATCAGGCTGAGCGGAAAATTGATTCAGAGGAGTTGAAGGGAGCTATTTCCTTTGACAATGTGTCTTTCTCCTATAGCCCTGACCGTTCTCTGATAGAACATCTGGACATTGATGTCAAAGCTGGACAAAAGGTAGCCATTGTTGGACCTACTGGTGCTGGTAAATCAACCATGATTAACCTTCTTATGCTTTTCTATGATGTGACGGCTGGTCAGATTGTTCTAGACGGGGTTCCGATTAGCCAGTACAGTCGTGAGGATCTCCGCAGACAGATTGGGATGGTTTTACAGGAGACATGGATCAAATCTGGTACCATTCATGATAATATTGCCTATGGCTATCCAAATGCCACGCGGGAATTGGTCATTGAGGCGGCTAAGGCAGCTAATGCAGACTTCTTTATTCGTCAGCTTCCGCAGGGCTACGATACGGTTTTGGCAGATGGAGGAGAAGGCTTATCCCAGGGACAACGTCAGCTTTTGTCTATTGCGCGTGTCTTTGTCAAGATACCTAAAATCCTGATTTTAGATGAGGCGACTTCCTCTATTGATACACGGACAGAAATTTTAGTACAGGAAGCATTTGCCAAATTGATGGAAGGACGGACCAGTTTTATTATTGCTCATCGCCTATCAACCATTCAATCAGCTGACTTGATTTTGGTCATGGTGGATGGAAAAATTGTTGAACAAGGGAATCATGAAGCGTTGATGGCTGAACAAGGCGTTTATTATCAAATGCAAACAAGTCAGCAGACAGAGGAGGATGAAAGTGTTAGATAA
- a CDS encoding ABC transporter ATP-binding protein, which yields MKFLSRYFKDYIKESILGPVFKLLEACFELLVPLIIAYIVDTIIPNGSQGNLVAMLFLLVGLACIGIIVSLIAQYYSAKAAVGVTKELTNALYQKVLSLPKSSRDILSSPSLLTRLTSDTLQIQTGINTFLRLFLRAPIVVFGSLIMAFYISPSLSAYFLGMIILLIFIVTVISVMTSRIYQSMRKELDGLVGQVRETVTGWRVIRAFGQREREIKAFQGINQIYKKQQLQAGFWSGLLSPLTFLVVNGTLLILIWQGNIAISHNLLEQGMLVALINYLLQILVELVKMIMVVSTLNQTYISAQRIQEVFDQTSEEVESSLPIVVSEDKEIIFSVRHLSFSYPKSAEESLSAIAFDLRKGQFMGIIGGTGSGKSTLVDLLQALYSVPTNQLSLFIDGKSPKNLKEWRQQIAVVPQQAQLFAGTIRSNLSLGLEEISDSDLWSALEIAQAKSFIEDKGGLDSPVEAFGKNFSGGQRQRLTIARAILQKAPILILDDATSALDYLTESRLLVAIRQELPGQNLIMVSQRTNSLRTADQILVLEQGRQVGLGRHEDLLRSSAIYQEIHQSQQQGGEDSYETI from the coding sequence ATGAAATTTTTATCACGATATTTTAAGGACTATATTAAGGAATCCATATTAGGTCCAGTTTTTAAACTATTGGAAGCTTGTTTTGAGCTTTTGGTACCATTAATTATCGCCTATATCGTTGATACAATTATTCCAAATGGCAGCCAGGGAAACCTGGTTGCTATGCTTTTTTTACTGGTTGGTCTAGCATGTATTGGAATTATTGTTTCACTAATAGCGCAATATTATTCAGCTAAAGCAGCGGTTGGTGTGACTAAAGAGCTGACAAATGCCTTGTATCAGAAGGTTCTTTCCCTTCCCAAGTCTAGCCGAGATATTCTTTCCTCACCCAGCTTGCTGACACGATTGACCAGCGACACTTTACAAATTCAAACGGGTATTAATACTTTTCTTCGTTTGTTTTTACGTGCTCCAATTGTCGTATTTGGTTCGCTCATCATGGCATTCTATATTAGCCCAAGTCTATCTGCCTATTTTCTAGGAATGATTATCTTATTGATTTTTATAGTGACAGTCATTTCTGTTATGACCAGCCGTATTTATCAATCGATGCGAAAAGAATTAGATGGTTTGGTGGGGCAGGTACGTGAGACAGTGACTGGTTGGCGAGTGATTCGTGCATTTGGACAAAGAGAGCGAGAAATTAAGGCTTTTCAAGGCATAAATCAGATTTATAAGAAGCAACAGTTGCAGGCTGGTTTTTGGTCTGGTCTTTTATCGCCATTGACATTTTTAGTGGTCAACGGCACCTTGCTCATTCTCATCTGGCAGGGAAATATAGCCATTTCACACAATTTGTTGGAACAGGGGATGTTGGTCGCTCTTATCAACTATCTTCTTCAAATTTTAGTCGAATTGGTCAAGATGATTATGGTCGTGTCTACTCTCAACCAGACCTATATCTCAGCGCAACGTATTCAAGAGGTTTTTGACCAAACATCTGAGGAAGTAGAGTCTAGTTTGCCAATAGTGGTTAGTGAGGATAAGGAGATTATCTTTTCTGTGCGTCATCTTTCCTTTTCTTATCCAAAATCTGCTGAGGAGTCCCTATCTGCCATTGCTTTTGACTTACGTAAGGGACAGTTTATGGGAATTATCGGGGGAACTGGGTCAGGTAAGTCCACCCTAGTAGATTTATTGCAGGCACTCTATTCAGTGCCAACAAATCAGCTCTCTCTCTTCATTGATGGAAAAAGTCCTAAGAATTTAAAAGAATGGCGGCAGCAAATTGCCGTCGTTCCGCAACAGGCTCAGCTTTTTGCTGGAACTATTCGTTCTAATTTATCTTTAGGATTGGAAGAAATATCTGATAGTGACCTATGGTCTGCATTAGAAATTGCACAGGCTAAATCTTTCATAGAGGATAAAGGTGGTTTGGATAGCCCTGTCGAAGCCTTTGGGAAGAATTTTTCTGGTGGACAGCGTCAACGTTTGACCATTGCACGCGCTATTTTACAGAAAGCACCGATTTTAATCTTGGATGATGCGACCTCTGCTCTGGATTATTTGACGGAGAGTCGGTTATTAGTGGCTATTCGCCAGGAATTACCAGGTCAAAACTTAATCATGGTGTCACAAAGAACCAATAGTTTACGGACAGCTGATCAGATTTTAGTCTTGGAACAAGGGCGTCAAGTTGGACTTGGTCGCCATGAGGACTTACTGAGAAGCTCTGCTATTTATCAAGAAATTCACCAATCGCAACAACAAGGAGGGGAGGATAGCTATGAGACAATCTAG
- the pta gene encoding phosphate acetyltransferase, with translation MKIFEQLATKLEGKKVRIVLPEGEEPRILQATKRLVNESDVVPVLLGNPDRIKIYLDIEGITEGFEIIDPAHYDRYDEMVAALVERRKGKVSEEQAHELLKDVNYFGVMLVYMGVVEGMVSGAIHSTASTVRPALQIIKTEPGVSKTSGAFLMVKGEERYIFGDCAINIDPDAQTLAEIAINSARTAKMFGIDPKVAMLSYSTKGSGAGPKVDKVVEATKIAQKLRPELDLDGELQFDAAFVPTTGKLKAPGSSVAGQATVFIFPGISAGNIGYKIAERMGGFAAVGPVLQGLNQPVNDLSRGCNPDDVYNLTLITAVQALEHR, from the coding sequence ATGAAAATTTTTGAGCAATTAGCTACAAAGCTAGAGGGTAAAAAAGTACGTATCGTATTGCCAGAAGGTGAAGAACCACGTATCTTGCAGGCGACAAAACGTTTGGTAAATGAGTCGGATGTAGTACCCGTCTTGCTTGGAAACCCAGATCGTATTAAGATTTACCTTGACATTGAAGGGATTACAGAAGGTTTTGAAATTATTGACCCAGCTCATTATGATAGATATGATGAGATGGTAGCTGCTTTGGTAGAGCGCCGTAAAGGTAAGGTATCAGAAGAGCAGGCACATGAGTTGTTGAAAGATGTTAACTACTTTGGTGTTATGTTGGTATATATGGGCGTAGTAGAAGGCATGGTATCTGGTGCGATTCATTCAACCGCTTCAACAGTTCGTCCAGCTCTTCAAATCATTAAAACAGAGCCAGGTGTATCGAAAACATCAGGTGCCTTCTTGATGGTAAAAGGTGAAGAGCGTTATATTTTTGGTGACTGTGCTATCAACATTGATCCAGATGCTCAAACCCTGGCAGAAATCGCGATCAACTCAGCACGTACTGCTAAAATGTTTGGTATTGATCCAAAAGTTGCAATGCTCAGCTATTCAACAAAAGGCTCTGGTGCTGGTCCTAAAGTAGATAAGGTTGTTGAAGCTACAAAAATTGCTCAAAAATTGCGTCCAGAGTTGGATTTGGACGGTGAATTGCAATTTGATGCTGCCTTTGTTCCTACCACAGGTAAATTAAAAGCCCCAGGTTCGAGTGTTGCTGGTCAAGCGACTGTATTTATCTTCCCAGGTATCTCAGCTGGTAATATTGGTTATAAAATCGCCGAACGTATGGGTGGATTTGCAGCGGTAGGTCCTGTTTTACAAGGTTTGAATCAGCCTGTAAACGACTTGTCTCGTGGTTGTAACCCTGATGATGTTTACAACTTGACCTTGATTACTGCGGTTCAGGCTTTGGAGCACCGTTAA
- a CDS encoding RluA family pseudouridine synthase, whose translation MRFEFIADQHTKIKTFLKKHGVSKGLLAKIKYTGGNIWVNGIERNATYLLDIGDRVTIDIPAEEDLTGSLKPISFSLDIVYEDDHFLAINKPVGYASIPSALHSSTIANFVKGYLIEQNYENKQVHIVTRLDRDTSGVMLFAKHGYAHARLDKQLQAKLIHKRYYALVKGNGQLEETGDIIAPIGRPEDSIITRCVTKNGKYAHTSYRVVQSWGDIHLVDIQLHTGRTHQIRVHFSHIGFPLLGDDMYGGSLECGIERQALHCHNLAFDNPFSAERIDLEAPLPEDFQAVINQLISK comes from the coding sequence ATGCGGTTTGAATTCATTGCTGACCAGCATACGAAAATTAAAACGTTTTTGAAAAAACATGGTGTTTCAAAGGGCTTGTTGGCAAAAATCAAGTACACTGGTGGCAATATTTGGGTCAATGGTATCGAACGCAATGCAACTTACTTGCTTGATATTGGAGATAGGGTTACAATTGACATACCAGCTGAGGAGGATTTAACGGGAAGTTTGAAACCGATTTCCTTTTCGCTGGATATTGTCTATGAAGATGATCATTTTCTGGCGATAAATAAGCCAGTTGGCTACGCCTCCATTCCTTCTGCCTTGCATTCATCCACAATCGCAAATTTTGTAAAAGGTTATCTTATTGAGCAGAATTATGAGAATAAGCAGGTTCATATTGTGACTCGTCTGGATAGGGATACATCAGGCGTTATGCTGTTTGCCAAGCACGGCTATGCCCATGCACGACTCGATAAGCAGTTACAGGCCAAGCTTATTCATAAACGTTATTATGCTTTGGTGAAGGGGAATGGGCAGCTAGAAGAGACAGGGGATATTATTGCCCCTATCGGTCGTCCAGAAGACAGCATCATTACCCGTTGTGTGACAAAGAATGGAAAATATGCTCATACTTCCTATCGTGTTGTGCAATCGTGGGGAGATATTCATTTAGTAGATATTCAACTACATACTGGGCGGACTCATCAGATTCGTGTTCATTTTTCTCACATTGGATTTCCGTTGTTAGGAGATGATATGTATGGTGGAAGTTTGGAATGTGGGATAGAACGTCAAGCCTTGCATTGTCATAATTTGGCCTTCGACAATCCTTTTTCAGCCGAAAGGATTGATTTGGAAGCACCGCTTCCTGAGGATTTTCAGGCTGTTATCAATCAGTTAATAAGTAAATAA
- a CDS encoding NAD kinase, translated as MKNTGRKKIALLASRNPKSEAVSKELWTKLKEANFILTPKNPDIVISIGGDGMLLSAFHKYEKLIDRVRFVGIHTGHLGFYTDYRDFEVDKLIENLKLDTGARVSYPILNVKVKMTDGRIVEARALNEATVKRLSKTMVADIIINNVPFERFRGDGISVSTPTGSTAYNKSLGGAVLHPTIEALQIAEVASLNNRVYRTLGSSVVVPKKDKIVIEPKHSDRYSIAVDNKTFVYDSIESIEYQIDNSKIHFVATPSHTSFWNRVKDAFIGEVE; from the coding sequence ATGAAGAATACAGGTAGAAAAAAAATCGCTCTGCTCGCTAGTCGAAATCCTAAGAGTGAAGCGGTGTCCAAAGAATTATGGACAAAGTTAAAAGAAGCAAATTTTATTTTGACTCCTAAAAATCCAGATATTGTCATTTCTATCGGTGGAGATGGGATGCTTTTATCTGCTTTTCACAAATATGAAAAGTTGATTGATCGTGTACGTTTTGTAGGAATTCACACGGGTCATTTGGGGTTTTATACAGATTATCGCGATTTTGAAGTGGACAAGCTGATTGAAAATCTTAAGCTTGATACAGGTGCTAGAGTATCGTATCCGATTTTAAATGTTAAGGTCAAGATGACAGATGGTCGCATTGTCGAGGCGCGTGCCTTAAATGAGGCGACAGTAAAACGTCTTTCTAAGACCATGGTCGCAGATATTATTATTAACAATGTGCCCTTCGAACGCTTTAGAGGGGATGGAATTTCGGTTTCAACGCCGACAGGCTCAACAGCCTATAACAAGTCATTAGGTGGTGCTGTTTTACATCCAACAATCGAGGCATTGCAGATTGCAGAAGTGGCAAGTTTGAACAATCGTGTTTACCGCACCTTGGGTTCATCCGTTGTTGTCCCTAAAAAAGACAAGATTGTGATTGAACCAAAGCATAGTGACCGTTACTCGATTGCGGTAGACAATAAGACTTTTGTCTATGATAGTATTGAAAGTATAGAGTATCAGATAGACAATAGTAAGATTCATTTTGTTGCAACACCGAGTCATACTAGTTTTTGGAATCGGGTTAAGGACGCCTTTATTGGAGAGGTGGAGTAA
- a CDS encoding GTP pyrophosphokinase family protein produces MDFNWEEFLDPYIQTVGELKIKLRGIRKQYRKANRHSPIEFVTGRVKPIESIKEKMALRHIKLENLAQDMQDIAGLRIMVQFVDDIEEVLAILRKRKDMQIVHERDYINNMKASGYRSYHVVIEYPVDTINGNETVLAEIQIRTLSMNFWATIEHSLNYKYKGNFPEEIKKRLEVTAKIAYELDEEMRKIRNDIQEAQALFDPAYRKLNDGVGNSDDTDEEYR; encoded by the coding sequence ATGGACTTTAACTGGGAAGAATTTTTAGACCCCTATATTCAGACAGTTGGTGAATTGAAAATCAAACTGCGGGGGATTCGCAAGCAGTATCGCAAGGCTAACCGGCATTCTCCAATTGAGTTTGTCACAGGACGGGTAAAACCGATTGAATCCATTAAAGAAAAAATGGCCCTGCGACATATCAAATTGGAAAATCTTGCTCAAGATATGCAAGATATTGCCGGTCTTCGGATTATGGTTCAATTTGTGGACGACATTGAAGAAGTATTAGCTATTTTGCGGAAACGCAAGGATATGCAAATTGTGCATGAACGGGATTATATCAATAATATGAAAGCCTCTGGTTACCGTTCATATCATGTGGTGATTGAGTATCCTGTGGATACTATAAATGGCAACGAGACGGTTCTGGCAGAAATCCAGATTCGAACCCTTTCAATGAATTTCTGGGCTACAATTGAACATTCTCTGAATTATAAATATAAGGGGAATTTTCCAGAAGAAATCAAGAAACGCTTGGAAGTTACAGCAAAAATTGCCTATGAATTAGATGAGGAGATGCGAAAAATCCGCAACGACATTCAAGAAGCGCAGGCCTTATTTGATCCTGCCTATCGCAAACTGAATGACGGTGTGGGCAACAGTGATGATACAGATGAAGAATACAGGTAG
- a CDS encoding CYTH domain-containing protein: protein MKNHLEIEYKTLLTKSEYKRLLTDFSDVSPILQTNHYIDTSDLDMKNHRFSLRIRTFEDSAELTLKIPQEVGNQEYNQVLDIQTAHDLLENFQLPAGQISDIISATEIPLDKLAVWGSLTTKRHEKQTSIGLMALDENDYVGQKDYELEVEVTDADAGKILFDEFLKKKSIQFKYASSKIARTAAHMK, encoded by the coding sequence ATGAAAAACCACCTTGAAATTGAGTATAAAACCTTACTGACTAAATCCGAATACAAACGCCTGCTTACTGACTTTTCAGATGTGAGCCCAATTCTTCAAACAAACCACTACATTGATACCTCAGACCTAGATATGAAGAATCACCGCTTTTCACTCCGTATTCGTACATTTGAGGACTCAGCAGAACTAACCTTAAAAATTCCACAAGAAGTCGGAAATCAAGAATATAACCAAGTTCTAGACATCCAAACTGCTCATGATTTACTGGAAAATTTTCAACTACCAGCAGGACAAATTTCTGACATTATTTCTGCAACCGAAATTCCACTTGATAAACTTGCTGTCTGGGGAAGCCTCACGACAAAACGCCATGAGAAACAGACATCTATAGGCCTTATGGCCCTCGATGAAAATGATTATGTGGGACAAAAAGATTACGAATTAGAAGTCGAAGTGACCGATGCAGATGCAGGGAAAATTCTTTTTGATGAATTCCTTAAGAAGAAATCAATTCAATTCAAATATGCTAGTAGTAAGATTGCACGAACAGCTGCCCACATGAAATAA